The Cryobacterium sp. SO1 genomic sequence CAGGACGGAAACGCGAGTCTCCGTGTCGGGGATCAGAGGATGGTCGGGAACGGACATGACCGAGACTTTAGCATCCAGATTTACCACGCGGCCTTTCCTCGTCAAAGGTCATCGATCTGGGCCATGAAAAAATGGCAGACGATGAGTGCCGGAATGTGTGCCAACAGGCGTTCCCCCTGCGTGGCGACCAGAAGATCTTTCGCCGGCACAGCATCATGCAGGCTGGTTTCGCTGTGAATCGCAGTGGTAAGTAGTGCCCCTAGCAGCCAAAGCGCGCCGCATCTTGAGTCGCGGCGATTTCATGCGTCCACGGTACGAGCCAGCTGCCGGAACTACTGTCGAAGCGTCATCTGTGCACCCACACATGCCGACTGCGACGGCAATCGCGATCGCCATCAGTGCAGGTCGATTCGGACTCATAATGAGATTCTATGGGCGACGAGTAACCCCACCCCGAGACGGTAGGCGATCGTTACGGGGCTCGACCGCACTTCGAATCTTGCCGGGCAGCAATCGATGCACCTGGCCCGATTCCCTCCCGGCACGCCCCAAACAGAGTTCGATTAAAACCGAATTGGCAAGCGCTCTCTCCGATGTGCAGGGAGGGCGAACGGCCAACAGCGAGTGAGCCGCGCACGTCGATTTCGCCAGCACTTCCGCCTTGGCGAGGAAGGCAGGCCTATGAGCTGGTGGTCGTGTCTTCGTTCGAAACGAGCACTTTGATGACGGATGCCACTGCAAGGGCCGTTCCGACCAGCAAGCCGCCCCAGCCAAGGAATTGCTCAATCAGCGTCGGGGAAGTACCCAGCTCATCCACGCGGATTCCCGTGTTCACAAGGAAAATAGCCGCGCTCAACGCGACCAGAACTCCGACGATCAAACCAATGATGCTGCCTCTTTTGCTGCGCATGTGATGATCCAATCAATTTCCGCGACTCTATCGTCTCGAACACGGGAGTCGCGTTGTCTTCGCACTCAGGGTTCCGCTACTGCTCGGCCGTGATGAGCAACCTCAGCAGGTCATCGGAGAGTGACACGTGGCGCACCCGGAGAATTCCACCTGAAGAGGGTCAGATGCCACAGCCCTGGGCGTTTGCGCGAAGGATCGACGAGGCCATTCGCTCCAAGGGCTTCCAACCGCCGGCGGACCTGCCACGAAGAGGGTTCGCCTCCGGTTTTCACGATGTCCTGCCAGGGCGCGACTGCGTCCGCAAGGTCGATACCGGCTGCGAGGAGGACTGCCGGGTCGCGCAAATCGACGATGCTATGGGCCTCCACGCGAAATTCCAGCAAGACGAGCTCGGCGACACGACCTTGGGTATGAGCGATCATCGCCGCGTCGACTCCCTGAGGAGATGAGCTCAGGTACAGCGTCGGTTGAGACGGTTCCGAGTACCTGCCTGCAAGGCGCGAACCCAGAATTGCCGTGTCCTGGTGTGAGGGATCTACGGCGCGATAGAACGAGCCGGAAATGCTGGACCAGACATCGCCAACTTGTACCACCGAGGGTTCACCCCACACTGATTCGCTCCCCACGACAGCCCACCGCCTATCCTGCGCTATTCAAGACCATCAGCTTGTGCGGGTCTGGGGCCGACACGAATCCCACTTGTTCGTAGAGGCCGTGAGCGTCGAGCGTCGAAAGAAGCACTCGTTTGAGTTGCATCGGCGTCAACCTGTCCACCACCGCTTGAGCGAGCAACCGGCCGAGACCGCGGCCTCGGAACTCACGGTCAACGTACACGTCGCATAGCCAAGCAAACGTCGCATGGTCGGTGACAACCCGGGCGTACCCGCACAGGACACCCGTGCCGCTGAAGAGGCCAAAATTCAACGAGCCCTCGGCCGAGCGCTCAACGGTTTCCAAGGACCGCCCGAGCGCCCAGAACGCATCGGTAGAAAGCCAGCGGTGAACCGTGAGCAGGTCGATTCGGCTCAGGTCGGTGTCAACGGAGAAGTCGTCTTTCACGGGCATAACTCCACGATAACTGTCATCCAACGGGCGTCCGCAAGACAACTCGCAGCGACTCGACGCGTGCGCTCTGCTTGTCTAACAACCGCGTCGCTGCTGACGGTCCCGTTGGAGGTTCATCTCCCGGAACGAAATCAAGCGGCCGAGCCGGCAAGACGATGCAATTACTGGAGGGAGAATTCCCGCGTGGCCAAGGAGTGCCGAAGGCCCACACGCACGGCAGGCCATTCACTGGCCGTAATAGAGAAAATGACGGTGTCGCGGAGTGCACCGTCCGGTCCAACTGAGTGACTGCGCAGCACTCCATCTTCCTTTGCGCCCAAAGCAGCTATTGCCTTTCGTGATTGGCGGTTGTGCCAGTGAGTGCGAAACTCGACGGCAATGCAGTCCAAAACGTCGAAAGCGTACGTCAGTTGGAGGAGCTTGGCCTCTCGGTTCGCGCCCGTACCTTGAGCGCTTCTCGCCAGCCAAGTGGAGCCGATTTCTAATCGCGGCGCATCGGTGCTCGGGTTCATAAAGGTCGTCATGCCGACGATCCGCCCTGTTGACGCGAGCCGAGTGGCCCATGGCAGCATTTTTCCCTGCTCGTGGAGGCCGAGTCGGCGTTCAACCTCCGCGGTCATCGCCTCGGGGTGCGGTATTGATGTGTACCAAGCACGCCAGAGTTCTCCTTCGTTCGCAGCTTCACGAAGCTCGGCTACGTGATCGAAAGACAGGGGCTCAAGGGTTACGAGCGATCCTGAGAGCGTGGGCGATTCTGATAGATGCATGGTCCGACACTATGGCAGCCGGAAACCTAGTGCGTTTCGGTCGGCATGCGTCGCACCAGGGGCTGAACCCGGAGGAGGTTCCTCGGTGGCACCGAATCGCTGGCGCTGGAGCTAGCCGAGGAACGCCCCCTATGGGCGCCCGGTGATGTGCGATGCTGTGCGAAATGGATGTCATTACTGAACGTTTGGTTCTTCACGCTCTCTCTTCCGTTGAGGCTGAGCGGATTGTCAACCGGGCGCCCAACGAGGATGACCTGTGGCACGAGGATTATCCGCTCGAAGACGAGCTTGATCCATTGCGGAGTCTGGCGGATTCACTCGACGCCCACCCTGCCTTCACTCTGTACATGATTCAACGGGTCGAGGACCGGCGCGCAATTGGCGGCATCGGCTTCTTCGGTGCACCGGGTGCAGACGGAGTGGTCGAACTGGGCTACGGACTCGTCCAACCCATGCGAGGACTTGGCCTGGCGACGGAAGCATTACTGGCGGCGATCACCATTGCCGCGACCTACGGCGCACTGCGAGTCAAAGCAGACACTGCGGTCGACAACATCGCCTCCCAGCGCGTACTCGCCAAAGCAGGGTTCCTCGAAACTTCCCGGTCAAGTGCGGACATCTATTACGCGCTCGAGCTGAGGCGCGAAACGCAGATTTGACCGGAGGAGACGCTAGCCGTTCGATCGAACAAGCGCGCTAAACGTTCCCCGCCGGCCCCGTGCGACGGGCCCAGCGAGCCGCGCCGGCGATTGTAAGCGAAGTAGCCAGACTGTTGTCATGCTCATTGATCACTGGCCCTTCGTCGGCTTGCGCCTGAATACGGATCGACTCGAGCTTCGCCTGCCCACCGATGAGGAGTTGACCGAAGTCGCGTTGGTCGCCGCCGGGGGCGTCCATCAGCGCGGTGAGCGACCCTACCTAACGCCGTGGACAGACCTATCACCACCCGAACGCACAGTGCACGTCATGCAACAGCATTGGAGCCGCCGAGGCGACTGGAGCACAGACGCGTGGACCCTCGAACTCGCTGTTTTCCAAGAGCAGCACCCCATTGGCATGGTTGCTCTGAGAGGGCGTGACTTCCCGGTCCTTCGCGAAGTCAAGACAGAATCCTGGCTCGGCCTCGACCATCACGGTAGAGGCCTGGGGACCGAGGCACGGTCCGCGCTTCTGCACCTCGCCTTCGACGGTCTCGAAGCCGACGCTGCTTTGTCCGAGGTTTTCCAAAGCAATCCAGCGTCACAGGGTGTCTCGCGAAAGCTTGGCTACAAGCACGATGGCATCTCCAGGGATGTGCTCGATGGCCGAGCTGTTACCTCCGACCGACTGCGTCTGACACGTGAGGCGTGGGAAGCGGGGCCGCGTCTCACGTGACGATGAACGGCCTCTCGCCCTGCCTGCCATTCTTCGTGTGACACCTGGCCGACGAACCTAGACAATCCCTCAGGGCCGTGACGGGTGGACGCGCCGAACTATCGGGGCTCAGGTTGTTCGCGTGGACGGGCGAGCGTTCGGGGCATTCAGTTCGCGGCCACCACGACCGGGCGCCGCTCCATTTCCCGCCAGGCTCCTCCGGACAGTGGGCTCAGCGTGACGAGCGTGTAGACGACCGCGATGATTCCGAAGGCGAGCGACAGGCCGATCGTGTCGGCGGCGATGCCGCCGAGTAGGGCGCCGAATGGCACGCCCGCCCAGGCACCGGCGTTGATCAGGCCGAACACCCGGCCGCGCATGTGTTCGGGAACGCGTTCGAGCTCCACCGTGCCGAGTATCGGGTTGATCGCCCCCGCCGCTAGGCCCGAGAGCGCGGTCATCGCGACGAGCACGGGCAGCGGCGCACCGACGGCGAAGGCAGCGCTGGACGGGCCGCCAGCCACGGCGAAGCAAACCGCCAGGGTCACGCGGCGGGGCACACGGTGAGCGACGAAGCCGAAGGCCACGTTGCCCACCAGGGCGGATCCGCCCATGACCGCAACGAGCAGACCGAGGGCGGCCGCGCCTCCCAGTCGATCGTTCGCATACAGGGGCATCAGGGTCGCGCCGCGGGCGGCGTCGAGCAGGTTGGTGACCAGGACGAGGCCGACGACCAACCGCATCAGCGGGTCGTGGATGACGAAGCGGAAGCCTTCGGCCAGGTCGGCCCAGTAGGAGGAACGGGGAGCGCTATCGCTGCTGTCGACGCTCAGCCTGACGGTGGCAGGGACGGCTGCCACGAACGCCCAGGTCAGCAGGGCTGAGACCGCGAACGTTGCCGCGTTGACGAAGAGGGCTGCGATCGGTCCCAGGATGGCGACGAGCAGGCCGGCGATCGAGGCGCCGATCAGCTTTGCGAAGCGCTCAGAGCCGTCGAGGAGCCCGACACTCTGCTCGATCCGCACGCCGGCCCTTACGGTCAAATCGGGCAGCATGACGCGCCGGGCAGTCTGTCCCGGGGTATCGAGCAGCCCGCCCGCGAACACCAGGAGGAGAAGGGCCCAGAATGGCAGCCCGACGGTCAGCGCCAGTACCGGCATGGCCAGCACGGTGGCACCACTCACGAGGTCCGCAACGATCGCCGCACTGCGGTGACCCATTCTGTCCACGACAACCCCGCCGAGCGCCCCGCCGACAACGACCGGGGCGGTAGCGAAGAAGGCCGCGATTCCCACCTCGACTCCCGACCCGCCGAGGCCGAGGACGTAGAAGGGGATGGCGAACGCTGTGATCACGTTGCCCGTTTGCGAGATTGCGTGGGCAGCCAGCAGGGCCGAGAGGGCGCCCGTTGCGCGGCGGTCGCGAGGCAGCGCCTCCTTCATGCTCTTCCTCATCGGCGGTCTGACTCAGGGACGGCGATAGGCCTGGTAGACGAGCACCACGGGCTCGGCGCCATCGGCGGTAGCCGGGTCGTGGGCAGCGCTCGCGTCGACCCACCGGTTGACCAGGGCGTCGAGCTCGGCACGCATGGTGCCCAATTCGTCGACCGTTAGACGCAGGCTGCGATCCCCGCTCGCGCCGGCCGCGACCCACTCACGAGGCAGGGTCGGTGTCGCGTCGATGTAGTCTGTGTTTTGTCAACTTGAAGCCGGCCATTTCAGCGCTAATTAACCGGCCAGTTCGGCACTGTTTCCGGCCATTTGAGCAAGGCGGCCTGAACGGCCGGTTTTTGGGCGGCCCGGGCTATTTCATGAGGGCGTGTTTCACGCGGTAGGACTCGCCGCGGAACTGCAGGAGCCGGCCGTGGTGGACGATGCGGTCGATGACGGCTGCGGCCATGTTGTCGTCGCCGAATACCGTGCCCCAACGGGAGAACTCGAGGTTTGTGGTGATGATCAAGCTTCTTTTTTCATAACCGTCCGCGATGACCTGGAACAGGAGTCGGGCACCCTCGGTATCGATCGGTAGGTAGCCAAATTCATCGATTGCGAGGAGCCGGTTTTTGGCTATGTTGGCCAGCTCCCGATCGAGGCGGCCTTCATCTTTGGCGCGGCGCAGCTGCATGACCAGTGACGAGGTGGTGAAGAAGCGTGCCGGGATTCCCTCGCGGCAGGCGGCAGCGACCAGGGCGCTGGCGAGGTGGGTTTTGCCGGTGCCGACATCGCCGTAGAGGACGAGGTCCTCGGCTCGGTCGATGAACTCCAGCGACGTCAGTTCTTCTCGGCCGTAGTCCTCGGGGAACTTGACGCTGGAGTAGTCGAAACCTGTCAGTGATTTCAGCGCTGGTAGTCGGGCGGCGCTGAGTAGTCGTTGGCGGCGTGAGGCTTGCCGGGATTCGTGCTCGGCGAGGAGCATGCCGTGCAGGTACTCACGTTGTTTCGGGGTGCCTTTCTCGGCCCATTCGGCCAGCACGGTGTTCGTCAGCGATGCCTGCCGGCCGGTCTCGATGATGTCCTGAACGGTGACGAGGCTCACGCGATCTCTCCCGTCAGCGTGTTCACGGTGGTGAAGGCGTCGGTGGTGAAGATGTCATAAACACTCAAGTCCACGTTCTCCGCCGCCGGGGCGGTCCCGTCGGCCAGGCGCCGGGCGAGCATGCCCAACGCGGCGATCTCGGGGGCGTCTCCGCGCTGGATGAGCAAGTGCGCAGCAGTGATGGCGGCGTCGAACCCGGCCGATCCCGAGGCGGCATCGACGGCGTTGAGCAGCCTTCGCCGATTAGTGGCCGTGGCTTTGTCGAGCCAGTCGCGCACCGGCTCGGGGACCAGAGGCCGCAGCTGGGAATGCCCCCAGGCTCCGGGCTTGGTCACCAGCAACGGCAGCAGTGACGCCGGTTCGAAGATCGTCTCCGTCTGCCGGCCGAAGGCGCGCGGGAAGGAGCAGACGGGCGTGGCGTGCTCGTCGAGGATCTCGACGACGTCGTGGCGTAACCCGACGGTGAGGGTGCGGCTGTGGAAGGAGGACCCGGCCGCGTAGGTGTTCCCGTCAATGAGCAGGTTCCCGGTCTTGTCGGCAGTGCGGGACTCGTAACGCACCGGGTCGAACCCGACTCCGGGCAGCGCCAGAGACGCGGCGACGTCTTGGGCGAAGAGTTCGCTGATGGGCAGTCCTTTCCGGTAGTGCGTGGCCTCAGCCAACGCCATGCACCGGGCCATCAGCACGTCGTTCAGGCCCTGCAGCGTGGCCGCCTCGGGTTCGGGGACCATCAGGTTCCGGCGGAGGAACCCGACCGCGTTTTCCACGTTGCCCTTCTCGTTGCCGGAGTACGGATTGCAGTAACGGGACTCCGATCGGTAGTGCAGTTTGAACGCGCCGAACAGTTTGGTCTCAACCACCTTGGTGCCCACGCGTCGTCCGATGCCGGTGGCGTTATCAAAGACCAAGTGCCGGGGCGCGGCGCCGATGTGGTCGAACACGGTGCGCAGTCCGTGGCAGACGCACTCGGCGGTTTCGCCACGGTAAGCCTGAACAAAGCGCATGTTCGAGAACGGGAACGTGACGACGAAGATGTGTAGGACCTGCCGGATCCCACCGATGATGGCCTCGGCCTGCCCGAAGTCGACCTGCGCAGTGCCAGCCGGCCAGACCAATTCAGTGAAGCCCTCACCAGCCTGACGGTGGAGGGCATTCCACTTCTTCACGAAACGTTGCACCGGCGAATAACTCCCGCCGAAGGCCTGCTCGGCGACCAACCGGTCAAAGACCCGTTTGGCTGTGTGGCGTTGCTTGCGCGGCCGGCGCTGGTCCTCACCCAACCACTTCTCCACGGTCGCTTCGAACCCGGTCATCGCCGAGCCAGTCGGCCGGGCCACCGGCACCGGCGGCTTCGGTGAGTAATCGTGTTGCCCGGCGTATTTGACCACCGCGTCGCGGCTGACTCCCAACCGGCGGGCGATTTCCCGGCCCGGGATTCCGTGGGAGTCGAGTGTTCTGATATTTTCTTGCACGGACATGGGTACCGTCATCTGCTTCCTGGTTCCTTCCGGCGCGACCGCTTGGCAGTAGCTACGCCGTAAGGAACCTATCTGGGGGTGGCGGGCCCATGTCTCCAGCTCACTGAAGAGGGCCTCGGCCACCGGTGATCTCAATCTCTGCGACTTCCCCAAATCCAAGGTCTGGGAGGGGAATCGACTGGCCTGATTCTTAGCGCTCTTTTGGCAGGAAACCGGCCGCTAACTTGGCAGGATTCCAGTGCTGAAACGGCCTACAAAGAGTTGATCACACACAGTAGTCGGTGAACCGGGCGGCGTAGGCCTGAGCAATCGACTTCTGCAGAACAGAAGACGCCGCCAGCTTGTCGGGGTCGTCGAGTAGATCGGCGGGCTCCCAGCTGGTCAGCAGGGTCGTGGCCTTCCACCAGCGTTCGCGGTGGTCGGTGCTCTGAGCCTCGGCGGGCTCGATCAGGGCGATGGAGGCAAGCTTGCCGAGGTGATAGCTGATGGTACCGGGAGCCTCATCAACGACGTCTCCGAGCTGGGCGGCGGTCAACGGGCCGCGTTCGCGAAGCAGGCCGAGCAGACGCAACCGGGTCGGATGCGCGAGGACCCGCATGGAGGCAGCCGAGCTGAGCGTGGTGCGTGAGGCGTCGCGGGGGGTCATACCGATGACCCTATAAGAACAACAGTTATTGCGCAACGATTGTTGCGCAATAACTGTTGTTTGATCTTTCTCCCGCTCCTAAGCTGAGTCCATGGTCAACGAGGCGGAACATGAGGGCAGGGCTCTTCGGGTCGACGGTTTGGTGAACGCACGCGATCTCGGTGGCCTCCCCCGACAAAATGGAGCACTGACTCCGAGAGGCGTTTTCTTCCGTTCCGAGAATGTCGACTGGGTTACCCCGGCGGGATGGAACCAGATGCGTGAGGCCGGCATCCGCACCATCGTCGACCTCCGCCAGGCAGGAGAACGGGCGCGGGACACCCAGCCGCGGCCCGATTGGCTGACCACTCTCACAGTCGATCTGGACGGCCTCGATGATGCCGTCTTCTGGAAGGACTTCTGGAGCAATGGGCTCAGCGGCACGGCCCTGTACTTCTTGCCGCATCTTGAGGCGATGCCCGAGCGTAGCGTCGCTGTCCTGTCCGCGTTGGCCAGCTCGCCAGAAGGAGGAGTTCTCTTCCATTGCATGGGCGGAAGAGATCGAACCGGACTCATCGCGATGCTGCTTCTGACTGCCATTGACACGGAACCGGACGCCATCGTCGACGATTATCTCGAAACAGTCAGACTGGCCCATCTTCGAGCGGCAACATCGAATCGGAACAACGCTGAACCCGAGATCGAGGCGTTGTGTCAGACCTACGGCACGACAACAGAGGGCGCATTTCGCTCAGCACTTCTCGGCCTCGACCTGGAAGGGCTCCTCGCCTCATCTGCGCTCAGCGACGTCAACAGGGCTGCCGTCACGAGCTGGCGAGGCTCCGTCTGACCCGGGTGCACGACATGACGCACTGAGCGTTCCGCTTGCGCGTGTCCATCTCGGCTTTGCCCTGCGGCGACGCCAACCAGCGATAGCGAAGAAAAGGCTCAGTCGAGCTTCTTGAGCATCTTCACCGAAGTTGTCTCGTAGCCGAGGGACTCGTAAAGCCCCCTGGCCCCGGTGTTGAATCCGAAGACGCTTAGGCCGAGAGAGTGCGCACCCTGTGTGCGTGCATATTCCTCGCCGAGCAGCATCGCCGTTCTCCCATAACCCTGGCCACGCTGGTCAGCGTTGATGAGAACGTCCCAGACCCACCACGCTCCCGGATCGGTGGTGACATCCTGCCCGATCCACAGATATCCGACTGCCTCATCAGCCTCGTTCATGACGTGAAAGACCTCATTGCCAGGGTTCTGAGTACCATCCGGGAACGAACGAGCCATGCTCTCGACCGCTATGCGCCGAGCTTCCTCGTGTGATCGGCCCTGGGCAAGCAAATCACCGACGTACTCGGCACAGCTTTGGTCGATCCACGTTAGGAAATCGCTGGTGTGGATTCGCTGAAGGGTTACGGTCATCGCTCAATTCTTCCAGGCCGAGCCGTCGGGTTGCACGGACAGAGCGGGGACGGGCAGGAGTGGCTTGAACTATTGCCATGGCTGCGCCCATGAGGTCGTTGTTGCCCTGACTGGCTCCTGATCTGTCGCGCTAAACGTTCCTGCGTGGGCCGGCTGGGATGAGTTGATTACCAAAACTCCGAAGGCAAACCTCTCAAAGTGGCGGATCACCCTGCAGGGACAGTACATCTGCCATGGCACGGGTGGCGTCATCGAACCTGTTTGGGATCTCGAAACCACCCGACCGGTGGTATCGACATGGACAATGCTAACCAAGCTTTGCAATCCGTAGGAGGAACTATGTCTCAGCAACGTCTCGGCTTCATCATTGGTGGCGCCGTCACCGCAAGCGTCGGAGTGCTTCTGCTAATCGGAGGGTTCGTCGCCTTCTCGATACTCGTTGCATCTGCCGAGGGCAGCGACTCAAGCGGGGACGGCACCTTCGCGGTGACGGCGTTTGTTATCGGCGCAGCGGCTGCCGTGATCGGGCTCGTGCTGCTCATCGCAGCGCTAATCCGCCAGCACCGCGGATGACTGCGCGCCACCGGATCTCGTCCCGAACGGTTCCGGGAACTGGGCGTGCCTAAGCCGCGACATGACACCGGACGCGCCTGTCGACGCGAGTGTCGCTGGGTTATGACGTAACTCAAACATGGGTATTCGTGAAACACCGCGGAGCATGCCGGGGAAGCGGGCCACCCAGCAATTGGTGGCCGCTTCTGAATTCCTAAAGCGGATCGCTTGTACCCATAAATTCTCAGTGGGTTGTTCGAAGATTATTCTTCAGAAGTTATGGCAGGTCTCACGGTGGGCGCCGATTTCGATGCCGATGCCGCCCTCTACGCCAATGGCACCATCGATCTGAACGAGTTCGGCCGGCGAATTCGTGCCCGTAATCGCCATGGCTAGATTCGTAGACCCGTATCTCGATAGGGCAACCGGACATGATCGGCGCTGCACGAACCATTCGCCTCCCGATGCACACCGTGGAGAAGCTCAACAAGATCAAGCGCATCCGCAGCGACCTCACCGGCACCCTGCACCACGAACCCACCCTGGCGGAGCTGGCCGAGGCCTGCCAGTCTCCGATGACCGACGTGCGGGCCTTGCTCGACTGGGACGTCGAACCAATCTCAAATCAGACTCCCCTCGGCGAGGGATTGGCCGACATCTCCGAGCTGATCATGGACGACGACCTGCCCCAGCCAGACGAATACGCGACTCAGGCCCTGCGCCGGTCTGACATCACGTTCTATCTCGACGCGCTGCCCACACGGGAGCGAACTATCTTGGAGGCCCGGTTCGGGTTACTTATGCGGATGAGCGCTCGTTGTTCGCTTCTTACGCAGCACAACGACGAGCGCTCCCCCGATGATGAGCAGGCCACCAACCGCGCCGAGTAGTCCAAGCGGCACGCTGGTCGACAGATACGCACCACCTGCGATCACGAATGCGACGCCGATCAAGGCCAGGACACCCTGGACGACTAATGTTTCGCGCATGAGCGAGCTCCTGAATCGCGAGGTTGAGTTGCACTTGAGTGACAGCCTCGCACAGGCTCATGCCGCCGGGCAGCGATTCCACGTAGACGTTCGTCCATTGCCTAGGTAGAACCGGAGTGTTTGAGCCTGGACGTCACGCGCAATGACTGCAACACTCGAGTCATGTTTCTTCGATAAGCGCGCAAATCCATGTCGACAAATCGACCTAGCCACTTGTCTGAATTGAGGAACACTGTCATGACCGGTCACGTCCCGCTGAGTGGTGGAATTTCTCAACACCGTGCGGGTCAGTGGTTCTAGTCTAGGCGGCGGCGAGTTCTGGGAGGATCACCGCCTCGTCGATGACCTCGATGGGATTGTTCATGGTGGCCAGCTCGAGCATCGAGGCCTCGGAGAAGTAGCGTCTTTCGCCGGCTTCCCACTCGTCGTGCTGCTCGATCAACACCGACCCCGCCAAGCGCAGCAGCGCGGCGGCGTTGGGGAACACGCCGACGACGTCGGTGCGGCGTTTGATCTCCTTGTTCACCCGTTCCAACGGATTAGTGGACCAGATCTGGCGCCAGTGCCGCCGCGGGAACGCGGCGAAGGCGAGCAGGTCGGGTTGCGCGTCGACGAGCATCGCGGCGACCTTCGGGTGCGACCGACTGAGCATCGTGGTGACCTCGCGGAACTGCTTCTCGATGTGCTCACGGTCGGGTTGGGCGAAGATGGTGCGGATGATCGAGGCCACCATGTCCTGGGATCCTTTCGGGATCACGGCGAGGACGTTGCGCATGAAATGGACTCGGCATCTCTGCCACCCGGCGCCTTGGAACACGGTGCTGATGGCCTTCTTGAGCCCGGTGTGGGCGTCAGACATGACCAGCTTGACCCCGTCGAGACCGCGGGTCTTGAGCGACCGTAGAAACGACGTCCAGAAGCCCTCATTCTCGCTGTCACCCACGTCGAAGCCCAGTACTTCCCGGCGGCCGTCGGCGGCGACCCCGACCGCGACGACGATGGCTTGGGACACGATCCGGTGGC encodes the following:
- a CDS encoding RES family NAD+ phosphorylase; translation: MGSESVWGEPSVVQVGDVWSSISGSFYRAVDPSHQDTAILGSRLAGRYSEPSQPTLYLSSSPQGVDAAMIAHTQGRVAELVLLEFRVEAHSIVDLRDPAVLLAAGIDLADAVAPWQDIVKTGGEPSSWQVRRRLEALGANGLVDPSRKRPGLWHLTLFRWNSPGAPRVTLR
- a CDS encoding GNAT family N-acetyltransferase; translated protein: MPVKDDFSVDTDLSRIDLLTVHRWLSTDAFWALGRSLETVERSAEGSLNFGLFSGTGVLCGYARVVTDHATFAWLCDVYVDREFRGRGLGRLLAQAVVDRLTPMQLKRVLLSTLDAHGLYEQVGFVSAPDPHKLMVLNSAG
- a CDS encoding GNAT family N-acetyltransferase: MHLSESPTLSGSLVTLEPLSFDHVAELREAANEGELWRAWYTSIPHPEAMTAEVERRLGLHEQGKMLPWATRLASTGRIVGMTTFMNPSTDAPRLEIGSTWLARSAQGTGANREAKLLQLTYAFDVLDCIAVEFRTHWHNRQSRKAIAALGAKEDGVLRSHSVGPDGALRDTVIFSITASEWPAVRVGLRHSLATREFSLQ
- a CDS encoding GNAT family N-acetyltransferase, which gives rise to MDVITERLVLHALSSVEAERIVNRAPNEDDLWHEDYPLEDELDPLRSLADSLDAHPAFTLYMIQRVEDRRAIGGIGFFGAPGADGVVELGYGLVQPMRGLGLATEALLAAITIAATYGALRVKADTAVDNIASQRVLAKAGFLETSRSSADIYYALELRRETQI
- a CDS encoding GNAT family N-acetyltransferase, encoding MLIDHWPFVGLRLNTDRLELRLPTDEELTEVALVAAGGVHQRGERPYLTPWTDLSPPERTVHVMQQHWSRRGDWSTDAWTLELAVFQEQHPIGMVALRGRDFPVLREVKTESWLGLDHHGRGLGTEARSALLHLAFDGLEADAALSEVFQSNPASQGVSRKLGYKHDGISRDVLDGRAVTSDRLRLTREAWEAGPRLT
- a CDS encoding MFS transporter, producing the protein MKEALPRDRRATGALSALLAAHAISQTGNVITAFAIPFYVLGLGGSGVEVGIAAFFATAPVVVGGALGGVVVDRMGHRSAAIVADLVSGATVLAMPVLALTVGLPFWALLLLVFAGGLLDTPGQTARRVMLPDLTVRAGVRIEQSVGLLDGSERFAKLIGASIAGLLVAILGPIAALFVNAATFAVSALLTWAFVAAVPATVRLSVDSSDSAPRSSYWADLAEGFRFVIHDPLMRLVVGLVLVTNLLDAARGATLMPLYANDRLGGAAALGLLVAVMGGSALVGNVAFGFVAHRVPRRVTLAVCFAVAGGPSSAAFAVGAPLPVLVAMTALSGLAAGAINPILGTVELERVPEHMRGRVFGLINAGAWAGVPFGALLGGIAADTIGLSLAFGIIAVVYTLVTLSPLSGGAWREMERRPVVVAAN
- the istB gene encoding IS21-like element helper ATPase IstB — protein: MSLVTVQDIIETGRQASLTNTVLAEWAEKGTPKQREYLHGMLLAEHESRQASRRQRLLSAARLPALKSLTGFDYSSVKFPEDYGREELTSLEFIDRAEDLVLYGDVGTGKTHLASALVAAACREGIPARFFTTSSLVMQLRRAKDEGRLDRELANIAKNRLLAIDEFGYLPIDTEGARLLFQVIADGYEKRSLIITTNLEFSRWGTVFGDDNMAAAVIDRIVHHGRLLQFRGESYRVKHALMK
- the istA gene encoding IS21 family transposase codes for the protein MSVQENIRTLDSHGIPGREIARRLGVSRDAVVKYAGQHDYSPKPPVPVARPTGSAMTGFEATVEKWLGEDQRRPRKQRHTAKRVFDRLVAEQAFGGSYSPVQRFVKKWNALHRQAGEGFTELVWPAGTAQVDFGQAEAIIGGIRQVLHIFVVTFPFSNMRFVQAYRGETAECVCHGLRTVFDHIGAAPRHLVFDNATGIGRRVGTKVVETKLFGAFKLHYRSESRYCNPYSGNEKGNVENAVGFLRRNLMVPEPEAATLQGLNDVLMARCMALAEATHYRKGLPISELFAQDVAASLALPGVGFDPVRYESRTADKTGNLLIDGNTYAAGSSFHSRTLTVGLRHDVVEILDEHATPVCSFPRAFGRQTETIFEPASLLPLLVTKPGAWGHSQLRPLVPEPVRDWLDKATATNRRRLLNAVDAASGSAGFDAAITAAHLLIQRGDAPEIAALGMLARRLADGTAPAAENVDLSVYDIFTTDAFTTVNTLTGEIA
- a CDS encoding helix-turn-helix domain-containing protein — encoded protein: MTPRDASRTTLSSAASMRVLAHPTRLRLLGLLRERGPLTAAQLGDVVDEAPGTISYHLGKLASIALIEPAEAQSTDHRERWWKATTLLTSWEPADLLDDPDKLAASSVLQKSIAQAYAARFTDYCV
- a CDS encoding tyrosine-protein phosphatase; its protein translation is MVNEAEHEGRALRVDGLVNARDLGGLPRQNGALTPRGVFFRSENVDWVTPAGWNQMREAGIRTIVDLRQAGERARDTQPRPDWLTTLTVDLDGLDDAVFWKDFWSNGLSGTALYFLPHLEAMPERSVAVLSALASSPEGGVLFHCMGGRDRTGLIAMLLLTAIDTEPDAIVDDYLETVRLAHLRAATSNRNNAEPEIEALCQTYGTTTEGAFRSALLGLDLEGLLASSALSDVNRAAVTSWRGSV
- a CDS encoding GNAT family N-acetyltransferase is translated as MTVTLQRIHTSDFLTWIDQSCAEYVGDLLAQGRSHEEARRIAVESMARSFPDGTQNPGNEVFHVMNEADEAVGYLWIGQDVTTDPGAWWVWDVLINADQRGQGYGRTAMLLGEEYARTQGAHSLGLSVFGFNTGARGLYESLGYETTSVKMLKKLD
- a CDS encoding DUF2599 domain-containing protein, yielding MITKTPKANLSKWRITLQGQYICHGTGGVIEPVWDLETTRPVVSTWTMLTKLCNP